The following proteins are encoded in a genomic region of Dyadobacter sp. UC 10:
- a CDS encoding Ada metal-binding domain-containing protein: MGPTSFAASKKLYRLIADKAICFAGNRNLKIYGLLSCKSGKRMKRENRMFFNSEREAIENGYRPCGHCMKTAYAEWKKSG; the protein is encoded by the coding sequence CCGACATCATTTGCGGCCAGCAAAAAACTTTACAGGCTCATTGCAGACAAGGCAATTTGCTTTGCGGGAAACAGAAACCTTAAAATATACGGGCTGCTTTCCTGCAAATCGGGTAAAAGAATGAAACGGGAGAACCGGATGTTTTTCAATTCAGAACGGGAAGCGATCGAAAATGGCTACCGGCCTTGCGGACATTGTATGAAAACGGCATATGCGGAATGGAAAAAGTCAGGCTGA
- the holA gene encoding DNA polymerase III subunit delta: MANTPDSILKDIRNKKYLPIYLLHGDEPYYIDAIADELEKRIVPEAEKGFNQFVLYGKDTDVTGVLSYARRFPFMSERQLVLVKDANKLGGIEQKDQLARLEDYAKNPPPSTVLVLCFNASADERRAYVKAIHTNGAVVPSKKMYDNKLPDWVTSFCQQEGVKISPKAVLMLVDNIGNDLKRLSNEIRKVMVNLKVGEGIDAAAVERFVGISKEYNVFEFQKALMVRDVLKANQIANHFSANSKDNPLAPILIILFNFYSKLLLAHKSPDKSEKGLAAELGVNPYFVKDYITACRNYPLPKVADIIHYLRECDGRMKGLDGVTVPEGELLRELVFKIVH, from the coding sequence ATGGCAAATACCCCAGACAGTATTCTGAAAGATATCAGAAATAAAAAATACCTTCCTATCTACCTCCTGCACGGCGATGAGCCGTATTACATAGACGCGATTGCCGACGAGCTTGAAAAGCGCATTGTACCGGAAGCCGAGAAAGGTTTTAATCAGTTTGTATTGTATGGAAAAGACACCGATGTTACCGGCGTACTGAGCTATGCGCGCCGGTTTCCTTTTATGTCGGAGCGACAGCTGGTATTGGTTAAAGATGCAAACAAGCTGGGCGGGATCGAACAAAAAGATCAGCTCGCCCGGCTGGAAGATTATGCGAAAAATCCGCCACCAAGCACTGTGCTGGTCTTGTGTTTCAATGCGAGCGCAGACGAGCGGCGTGCCTATGTCAAGGCGATCCATACAAATGGAGCTGTGGTACCGTCCAAGAAGATGTACGACAATAAGCTTCCCGACTGGGTAACCTCTTTTTGCCAGCAGGAAGGTGTCAAAATAAGCCCGAAGGCGGTTTTAATGCTGGTTGATAATATCGGTAACGATTTGAAGCGGCTTTCCAATGAGATCAGAAAGGTGATGGTAAACCTGAAAGTGGGTGAGGGGATAGACGCGGCGGCAGTAGAAAGGTTTGTGGGAATCAGTAAAGAATACAATGTTTTTGAATTTCAAAAGGCGTTGATGGTGCGTGATGTGTTGAAGGCTAACCAGATCGCGAATCATTTTTCAGCGAATTCAAAAGACAATCCGCTTGCGCCTATTCTGATCATTCTTTTCAATTTCTACTCCAAATTACTTCTTGCACATAAAAGTCCCGACAAATCGGAAAAAGGCTTAGCTGCCGAGCTTGGCGTCAATCCATATTTTGTAAAGGATTACATAACGGCATGCAGAAATTATCCGCTGCCCAAAGTGGCTGATATAATCCATTATCTGCGCGAATGCGACGGGCGAATGAAAGGTCTCGACGGTGTAACTGTTCCGGAAGGCGAACTTTTAAGAGAATTGGTTTTCAAAATTGTGCATTGA
- a CDS encoding DNA-3-methyladenine glycosylase family protein, whose protein sequence is MINSNSILVPIPALFSFQECVWFLNRNYDDCLHEIREGDVYKALEVNGQMLLIRISENGAFLEIELLEGDIDEEGKANLVAYVREWFDMDNPIQPFYDLLQSDGRLAYMTESYKGLRLIGISNLFEAICWSIIGQQINLSFAYKVKRALVEKFGNKITRGGQSYYVFPEPGLLAEVSKEELKAIQFSSQKADYMIGIARAFASGTLSKELIVSLPDFEARKKALTVHKGIGVWTANYALMKSLREPQGIPYGDIGLLNALANHNIIQDRKELGKIDALFSQYAGWESYLVFYLWRSLTVRDSA, encoded by the coding sequence ATGATTAATTCAAACAGCATTTTAGTACCTATTCCTGCGCTTTTTAGTTTTCAGGAATGCGTCTGGTTCCTGAACCGTAATTATGACGATTGTCTGCATGAGATCAGGGAAGGCGATGTGTATAAAGCACTGGAAGTGAATGGGCAAATGTTGCTGATCAGGATCAGCGAAAATGGTGCTTTTCTCGAAATCGAGTTACTCGAAGGAGATATTGACGAAGAGGGCAAGGCGAATTTGGTGGCTTATGTAAGGGAATGGTTTGATATGGACAATCCTATTCAACCCTTTTATGATCTGCTGCAAAGCGACGGGCGGCTCGCTTATATGACCGAGAGTTACAAAGGCTTGCGCCTGATTGGTATCTCCAATCTTTTCGAAGCGATTTGCTGGTCGATCATCGGGCAGCAGATCAACTTATCATTTGCCTACAAAGTCAAACGCGCGCTGGTCGAAAAGTTCGGAAATAAAATTACCCGTGGCGGGCAAAGCTATTACGTATTTCCGGAACCCGGACTATTGGCGGAAGTAAGTAAGGAAGAGTTGAAAGCGATCCAGTTTTCAAGCCAGAAGGCGGATTATATGATCGGCATTGCCAGGGCATTTGCTTCCGGAACGCTCAGCAAGGAACTGATCGTTTCACTTCCTGATTTTGAGGCTAGAAAAAAAGCATTGACCGTGCACAAGGGAATCGGGGTCTGGACAGCGAATTACGCATTAATGAAATCGCTGAGAGAGCCTCAGGGCATTCCTTACGGGGATATAGGCCTGCTGAATGCGTTGGCCAATCACAATATTATCCAGGACAGGAAGGAGCTTGGCAAAATCGATGCATTGTTTTCTCAATATGCAGGCTGGGAAAGCTATCTGGTCTTTTATTTGTGGCGAAGTCTTACCGTACGTGATTCAGCCTGA